The region GGTATTAGAAGTTAGAGGTTTGAGGTTTGAAGTTAGAAGTTAGAAGTTAGAAGTTAGAAGTTAGAAGTTAGAAGTTAGAAGTTAGAAGTTAGAACATTCACTATTCACCTATTGACGATTCAATGATTTAACAAAAGTTTTTTTTTGTACGATGTATCATGTAAAAAGTACAATGTAGACAAAAGTTAGAAGTAGAACATTCACTATTCACCTATTGACGATTCAATGATTTAACAAAAGTTTTTTTTGTACGATGTATCATGTAAAAAGTACAATGTAGACAAAAGTTAGAAGTAGAGCATTCATTATTCACCTATTGTACCGCTTTCATAATATCTGAATTTATCTGTTTCATTCTGGCAGATGCATAAGCCGAATCATAAGGCTGCATAGCATCGAATAAATAATCATAGAAAGGAGTGATTTCCTGTACTTGGTCTACTTTTTCCTGTTTATGTTCTGCTTTGGTATTCTGAAGTTGCACAAGGTAAGCTCTGAATTCTGAATCAACTGGTTTTAGTGCATTCAGAAGATATTTTAAACCTTTTTCTTTTTCGCCGTTTTTCGAATAAGCATTTGCTATACTTTTAGCAATCATAGAATAATAATAAGGTTGTGAAGCCATATCCTTTTTCATTGTTTTCTGGTGTTCCTTATCCAGGCTTTTGTAGTAATTATAATCCTGCAACGTATTACTCTGAACTTTTGCTGCCAGTGCCAGTGCTTTTTTCTCGTTGCCGGCTAGCAGATAACTATAGACCATATCGTCTACAGAACGTGGGTCATTATATTTCTCGAACGGAATTTCTGATGAGGCCAAATCTAAGACTTCTAAAGCTCTTTTTTTGTCCCCTCTTTCAACCAATGCTTGTGCAGCGCGAGAAGCAGTTAGGCGATAGCTCATAATATTGCTTGTTGCAATTTCATCGTAATGGTTATATAGATTTTTGAAATTTCCCCATTTGAAATTTTTTACTGTTTTGTAAAGTTCTTCCGCGTCTACACGTCCAATGTCACCACGAGGAGTATCTTCTTGAGTCGTTTTTATAGGAACTAGACGATAGGAGAAGCCATCAAACTGCAGATAATCTCTTAAAAAGAACATGTCTGCAGGATCTGACATCCCTGTTGCGGAGAAGTTAATAGGTCTTTTCCAGTCGAAATTTGCTAATAAATCCATCAGAAAAAGATTGTATTTGTACATGGTATTATCCGTGTAATTTACGATCAGGTTCTTTTCAGTGAACGCAGCGTTTTCGGGTTTTATAATTCCGGCTTCTACTGCATTTTTTGTATTTACGGGAAGTGTGAAAGTGTGAACAGGAAGGAAGTTCAGTTTTGCATATTTATCACCTGCAAAGATCATTTGAAGAATCTGATCTTTTTCTTCAGATTTCATTTTCAGAAAAGCTATAGCTTCCTGAAATGTCATAGAATCTTGGGTTATGTATTTTCTGAAAGAAGCCAGTGCTTTTGAATTCTCTCCCTGGGCATCAAGGTTATCAAATATACTTTTCCATTCCTCTTTACTCATGAGATATACCTGTTCATTGGTTCCTTCCTGATATTCTTCCTGTGTTAAACGCAAAGGAAGTTTTTCGGAATTGTTTACTTTTCTCATGGTCTGATTAATAAACCATGATTTTGATACTAATGCCTGATGTACAATTCTTACATCATCGCGGAAGTTCTCGGTCTGTTGTAATCCAAATGTTGGATAAGTGTCATTGTCAGCATAAGTAATCATTACGCTGTCTTTTGGTAAAGATTTCAAAATAGAGTAGGCGCTGTCATAAGCTGCCGTTTTCTGGCTTCTGTCGTGTGGACGATAATTCTGAAGGCCCATCATAAGAGGAATACCTAACAAAAGAGCTCCGACAGCCCAGCTGATATTTGTCTTTTTTAGTTTTAGCTGTACCAGATAAAAAAGGGCTGTAGCACCTAACCCTATCCAGATGGCAAAGGCATAAAAAGAACCAACAACAGCATAATCACGTTCACGTGGCTCGAAAGGTTTTACACCTGTGTAATAAATAATTCCGAAACTGGTTAGTATAAATAGGGATAATATGGCGTAAAACCTCCCAAAATCTTTATTTAATTGAAAGAAAAAGCCTATTAAGCCTAAAATTAGTGGTAAGAAGAAAAATTTTACTGTTGATTCATTTCTGAACTGGGATGGAAGATGTTCCTGATCACCATATAAAGCATTATCTAACATAGAGAATCCGCTAATCCAGTTTCCACGGTTATCCTGAAATTCTCCCTGAAGATCGTTTTGTCTTCCAACAAAATTCCACAGCAGGTATCTTACAAAGTAATAACCATTCTGAAAGGATATAAAGTAGTTTAGGTTTTGTCCAAAGTCAGGTTTTTTAACGTGGATAAGGTTATATTTTTTTGCATTTATATAATCCTGATAGGTAATACTTCCTTCATTATATTTCTTCTTCATGGCTTCAAAAGCTTCATAAGCATCTTTATCATTGGCAATGTCTTCATTGTCATAATTGAAGCTGAACTCAGGAGCTCCGTACATAGACATATAATTTGGAATAACCGTTTTATCATTGCTGAACATTCTTGGCAGAAAGCTTATCTGATTTTTATTATAGACCAGATTATCACGGGTATCAATTAAATCATATCTGCCTGTCTGTTCGTTTTTTACATAAACATTGCCTGTTTTTACCGTTTTATAACTTCCGTCATCATTTTTCTCTATACCATCGGGATCTAAATAGGCTGTATAATTTTCCCCGTAAGTAGTAGGCCAGTCTCCATACTGAACGCGGTTATAATAATCCAAAAGACCAATTGCGCTATCAGGATTATTAAGATTAATTGCCGGATTGGCATTGGCTCGAATTGGCAAAACCAACCAGCAGAAAAAGCCTACGATAAGAAATACCGAACTTAGGGTAATGGTTTGCAGTATATTATTGGCTCTTTTGCGTGCAAATTTTAAGATGTAGTAAGATGCGGCAACTAATGCTAAAAACGAAAAAATTGTTCCTGAGTGAAATGGTAATCCAAATCCATTGACAAAAGTAATTTCACTTCTGGAGAAGATGGTCATTAACATAGGGAAAACAACCTTGAATACCATGGCCAGAACGACTAAAGTAATAAGGTTTGCTAATAAAAAACCTTTCCATGTGAATTTATATTTTTTGGTATAATAAATCAGACATACAGCAGGAACGGCAAGCATACACATCATATGGACTCCTAATGAAAGTCCTGTGATAAAGAAAATAAGGATAATCCAACGTTGATTATCTTTCTGATCAAAGTCTTCTTCCCATTTGCAGATAAGCCATAAAATAAGAGCAATAAACATACTGGCCATGGCATATACTTCGCCTTCTACAGCTGAAAACCAAAAAGTATCGCTGAATGTAAAAGCTAAAGCTCCGACAATCCCTGAGAATAAGACTGCAAAGGTCTGATTAGCGTTCAGTTCTTTTTGAGAGCTTTGAAAAAAGTTTTTGGCAAAATGGGTAACTGTCCAGAATAAAAAAAGAATAGTAAATGCACTGCATAGTGCCGACATTCCGTTGATAATTAAGGCATAATTTTGTCCGTTACCAAATGCAAATGCAGAAAGTGTTGCACCTATAAGTTGAAATAAAGCAGCGCCTGGAGCATGTGTTACTTGTAATTTTATGGCAGAGGCAATATATTCGCCACAATCCCAAAAGCTAAGTTTGCGCTCCATTGTAGAGAAATAGGTAATCAGCGCAATTCCGAATATCAGCCAGCCTAATGAATTATTCCATTTTCTGAATGTCCAATTTTTCATGAAAAAGTGAATTAATAGTTTTGGCGCTAAAATAACTCAATATTTCTTATGAAAAATAAAAAAAATAATAATTATTTCTTGGAAATTCTATTTGCTGTAGCTGTTGTAATAAAAAAACCTCACAGGATTACCTGTGAGGCCTCATGTTTATTTAATCACAATTTCCGTTAATATCGCATGAAGCACCTTGCTCCGATACATTGATAAACGGTGTTGTTTTCTGCTTTTCTTTCCAGTCGTCATAAGAAGCTTTCAATGTATTAAGGAAAGTATCCGAAGGTTGTGCTCCCGATACTGCATACTTACGATCGAAAACAAAGAATGGTACTCCTGTTACGCCTAGTTCGTAGGCTTCCTGAATATCTTGTTTTACTTTATAAGCGTATTCATCATTACTGATGGCATCTTGGAAATCTTCCTCAGTAAGGCCTATTTTTAGTGCTTCGGCTTTTAATACATCGGTGTTACCAAGGTCTTGTCCTTTTTCAAAATAGTCTGAAAAGAATGCTTCTTTTGCTTTATCACCCAATCCTTTTTCCTTCGCTTTATGAAGTACTCTGTGTGCCTGAAATGTATTGAAAGTAACCGCTTTGCTAAAATCGAAATCTAAGCCTGATTCCTTAGCTGTATTGGTAATCTGTTGCTGCATTGCATGGATAGCTTCTACAGGTCTGTTATACTTTTTAGCAAGACCTTGTTCCAGATCATATCTTTCCCCAGGCTGTACAAATTCCGGATCCAATTGGTAACTTTTCCATTCCAGTACAACATCATCAGCATGTTCAAATTGTGCTAAAGCCTGTTCATAATGTCTTTTTCCGATAAAACAGAAAGGACATACCACATCACTCCAAACTTCAATATGTAATTTATTATCTGTGTTCATATTTATTTTTATACAAAGATACTATCGAAAGAGGGGCAATGTCAACTATAATATTAATCTATGAAATCAATAATTGGAAGTCTTTGTTTTTACTTTAGTTTTCCTAATCCAATAAGAAATATAAAATGATCCCAGTACGGTAGGAGCCAGCCATCCAATGATATTTCCGTAATGAAGCCCTGCTACAATAAATGCTGTTACAGATGCTATAAGTGCTCCGGACATTTTCCCGATATGATGGTGTATCCATTTGTTCCGGACATTCTTCAGATTTTTATAGAATGAAATATCTCTGCTGCTCATTAGGATACCAAGGCCGCCGAAGATAAGATATAGTATAGAGAACTGTTGGTTTACTGACCAGTTGATAACAGCCATAATAACCATAAGAATTCCGCTAAGAAGCATTATATATGATATTGCATAGTCTTTAACGGATGCAGATTCTTTTGATCTGGATTTGAAACTTAATGCTGCATTTCCGGCAAGAATCATATAAATAGTGAATATTCCGATAAGGAATAAAAAGAGATTTTTATGATGAGGCATTTGAGCAACGATAAGAGATAGTAAAGAGCTGACAAGCATTCCTGCGGAAAATACCTTTCCAAAGAGTTTGTGATTGGATGAACCTTTTTTTACAATAATAGTTGCAAATCCTGCTATAAGCCCGATACCGCCGAAAAATGCATGAATGTAGATCAGTGTTTTAATAAATGTTTCCATAACTTTTAGTTTATGAGACAAAATTCAGGAAATGCCCTGAGCCTGTCAAAAACAATCAGCCGAGTGGAAGAATTTACTTGCCGAAAGGAATGAAAATAAATTTAAGCCGTAT is a window of Elizabethkingia anophelis R26 DNA encoding:
- a CDS encoding glycosyltransferase family 117 protein: MKNWTFRKWNNSLGWLIFGIALITYFSTMERKLSFWDCGEYIASAIKLQVTHAPGAALFQLIGATLSAFAFGNGQNYALIINGMSALCSAFTILFLFWTVTHFAKNFFQSSQKELNANQTFAVLFSGIVGALAFTFSDTFWFSAVEGEVYAMASMFIALILWLICKWEEDFDQKDNQRWIILIFFITGLSLGVHMMCMLAVPAVCLIYYTKKYKFTWKGFLLANLITLVVLAMVFKVVFPMLMTIFSRSEITFVNGFGLPFHSGTIFSFLALVAASYYILKFARKRANNILQTITLSSVFLIVGFFCWLVLPIRANANPAINLNNPDSAIGLLDYYNRVQYGDWPTTYGENYTAYLDPDGIEKNDDGSYKTVKTGNVYVKNEQTGRYDLIDTRDNLVYNKNQISFLPRMFSNDKTVIPNYMSMYGAPEFSFNYDNEDIANDKDAYEAFEAMKKKYNEGSITYQDYINAKKYNLIHVKKPDFGQNLNYFISFQNGYYFVRYLLWNFVGRQNDLQGEFQDNRGNWISGFSMLDNALYGDQEHLPSQFRNESTVKFFFLPLILGLIGFFFQLNKDFGRFYAILSLFILTSFGIIYYTGVKPFEPRERDYAVVGSFYAFAIWIGLGATALFYLVQLKLKKTNISWAVGALLLGIPLMMGLQNYRPHDRSQKTAAYDSAYSILKSLPKDSVMITYADNDTYPTFGLQQTENFRDDVRIVHQALVSKSWFINQTMRKVNNSEKLPLRLTQEEYQEGTNEQVYLMSKEEWKSIFDNLDAQGENSKALASFRKYITQDSMTFQEAIAFLKMKSEEKDQILQMIFAGDKYAKLNFLPVHTFTLPVNTKNAVEAGIIKPENAAFTEKNLIVNYTDNTMYKYNLFLMDLLANFDWKRPINFSATGMSDPADMFFLRDYLQFDGFSYRLVPIKTTQEDTPRGDIGRVDAEELYKTVKNFKWGNFKNLYNHYDEIATSNIMSYRLTASRAAQALVERGDKKRALEVLDLASSEIPFEKYNDPRSVDDMVYSYLLAGNEKKALALAAKVQSNTLQDYNYYKSLDKEHQKTMKKDMASQPYYYSMIAKSIANAYSKNGEKEKGLKYLLNALKPVDSEFRAYLVQLQNTKAEHKQEKVDQVQEITPFYDYLFDAMQPYDSAYASARMKQINSDIMKAVQ
- a CDS encoding DsbA family oxidoreductase: MNTDNKLHIEVWSDVVCPFCFIGKRHYEQALAQFEHADDVVLEWKSYQLDPEFVQPGERYDLEQGLAKKYNRPVEAIHAMQQQITNTAKESGLDFDFSKAVTFNTFQAHRVLHKAKEKGLGDKAKEAFFSDYFEKGQDLGNTDVLKAEALKIGLTEEDFQDAISNDEYAYKVKQDIQEAYELGVTGVPFFVFDRKYAVSGAQPSDTFLNTLKASYDDWKEKQKTTPFINVSEQGASCDINGNCD